From the genome of Sulfurovum riftiae, one region includes:
- the rpiB gene encoding ribose 5-phosphate isomerase B: MSKKFYIATDHAGYAVKAYVKEIVTDLGHEIIDLGPDSADRVDYPDYAHKCAHAVLADPGSFGILICGTGIGISISANKIQGIRAALCHDHYTAKLTRQHNDANILCFGERVVGKGVIEDMIEVFANTEFEGGRHAGRVAKIEEGMCGLGADLG; the protein is encoded by the coding sequence ATGTCAAAGAAATTCTATATTGCTACAGACCATGCCGGTTACGCTGTCAAAGCCTATGTCAAAGAGATCGTCACTGACCTCGGCCATGAGATCATCGACCTTGGGCCCGACTCGGCAGACAGAGTGGACTACCCTGACTATGCACACAAATGTGCCCATGCCGTACTGGCCGACCCAGGCAGTTTCGGTATCCTCATCTGCGGTACAGGCATAGGCATCAGCATCTCGGCAAACAAGATACAGGGTATCAGAGCAGCGCTGTGCCATGACCACTACACTGCCAAACTGACAAGACAGCACAACGATGCGAACATCCTCTGTTTTGGTGAGCGTGTGGTTGGCAAAGGTGTCATCGAAGATATGATAGAAGTTTTCGCCAACACTGAATTTGAAGGCGGAAGGCATGCCGGACGTGTGGCGAAGATCGAAGAGGGTATGTGTGGTCTTGGAGCAGACCTGGGCTAA
- a CDS encoding site-2 protease family protein produces the protein MNEAQIIKIVTMVLALAIAIIGHEIMHGWVAYKYGDNTAKSLGRLKINPLVHIDPVGTILVPAMLFFSGAPFIFGWAKPVPINISTVMRNGGTNAAVAVSLAGITYNFALAALCAVFFPMFAHPASATEAFIALFLYQSVVINVLLGVFNLWPIPPLDGANAVRYLAEGMHWRAFASFYDKIYPYGMLILVAVLFTPLSNYLFQPVSWIVKWLL, from the coding sequence ATGAACGAAGCACAGATCATCAAGATCGTCACTATGGTGCTCGCACTTGCGATCGCCATTATCGGGCATGAGATCATGCATGGATGGGTCGCCTACAAATATGGCGACAACACAGCAAAAAGTCTTGGCCGACTCAAGATAAACCCTTTGGTGCACATCGACCCTGTCGGGACCATACTTGTGCCTGCCATGCTCTTTTTCTCTGGAGCCCCGTTCATCTTCGGTTGGGCCAAACCCGTTCCCATCAACATTAGTACGGTTATGAGAAACGGCGGGACCAATGCAGCCGTAGCGGTCTCACTTGCGGGTATCACCTACAACTTTGCGCTTGCAGCACTCTGTGCGGTATTCTTCCCTATGTTCGCACACCCTGCTTCGGCGACTGAAGCTTTCATCGCGCTCTTTTTATACCAGAGTGTCGTCATCAACGTACTTCTGGGTGTTTTCAATCTCTGGCCCATCCCTCCTCTGGACGGGGCCAATGCCGTACGCTACCTTGCAGAGGGAATGCACTGGAGAGCCTTTGCCTCATTTTATGATAAAATATATCCATACGGAATGCTCATTCTCGTAGCGGTACTCTTTACACCGCTTTCAAACTACCTGTTCCAGCCTGTTTCATGGATCGTGAAATGGTTACTGTGA
- the lepB gene encoding signal peptidase I — protein MKKIAHGIYKFSSSWTGTVIIVLFLIFFVAQSFVIPSGSMKRSLLIGDFLFAKKFAYGIPTPHLPWLEMPLLPDFNGNGHLIEGPKPQREDIVIFRYPKNEKIHYVKRCVAVGGDEILFANNKLLIHFHEGDTYITKNYPKEKIRELRGKLWVENPYKDKYPGIQYEPESGDIFENLLNHYIFERSIDMIPVYVKNLDTPIYGPTTKEGYYTKLNTPPSTIDFRLFNALYKKVEEDHFYMIGDNRDNSNDSRFWGSVPYKLIVGKPWLIYMSLEHRSYDQILNGNGGGKDHAGLKRVCGNIPIDSKECKVLWEKQRYTVRWGRVGRRIDSIQLEQPIQ, from the coding sequence GTGAAAAAAATCGCCCACGGTATCTACAAATTCTCAAGTTCATGGACCGGTACGGTCATCATCGTACTCTTCCTCATTTTCTTTGTCGCACAGTCTTTCGTCATCCCCAGCGGGTCGATGAAGCGTTCTCTGCTCATCGGTGACTTTCTTTTTGCCAAGAAATTTGCCTACGGCATCCCTACGCCACATCTCCCATGGCTGGAAATGCCTCTCTTACCGGACTTCAACGGCAACGGCCACCTCATAGAGGGTCCAAAACCGCAAAGAGAAGATATCGTCATCTTCCGTTACCCGAAGAATGAGAAGATTCACTATGTCAAAAGATGTGTGGCTGTAGGCGGGGATGAAATTCTATTTGCCAACAATAAACTTCTCATACATTTCCATGAGGGTGATACATATATCACAAAAAACTACCCAAAAGAAAAAATTAGAGAACTTCGTGGTAAATTATGGGTAGAAAACCCTTACAAGGACAAATATCCAGGAATACAATATGAACCAGAAAGTGGGGACATCTTTGAAAACTTATTAAACCATTATATATTTGAGCGAAGTATTGACATGATACCTGTTTACGTAAAAAACCTTGATACACCAATTTATGGTCCCACAACAAAAGAAGGATATTATACAAAACTTAATACTCCTCCCAGCACTATAGATTTTAGACTTTTTAATGCTTTGTATAAAAAAGTCGAAGAAGATCATTTCTATATGATAGGAGACAACCGTGACAACTCCAATGACAGCCGTTTCTGGGGTTCCGTTCCCTACAAACTGATCGTCGGCAAACCATGGCTGATCTATATGAGCCTTGAACATCGTTCCTATGATCAGATACTAAATGGAAATGGTGGCGGTAAAGACCATGCAGGGCTTAAAAGGGTCTGTGGCAACATACCTATTGACTCCAAAGAGTGTAAAGTCCTCTGGGAGAAACAGCGCTATACTGTCCGATGGGGCCGTGTAGGAAGACGTATCGACTCCATACAGCTTGAGCAGCCTATACAGTAA